One Trueperaceae bacterium DNA segment encodes these proteins:
- a CDS encoding FAD-dependent oxidoreductase: MNRADAIGRLKSRRFDMLVLGGGATGTGIALDAATRGLDVALVEKEDFAAGTSSRSTKLIHGGVRYLEKAVKEFDRGQLDLVRDALKERAVLLRIAPHLSRPLPLLTPLYGLFEIPYYFTGLKIYDLLAGRANLESSRLLGRAEATRRFPMLRKEGLKGGVLYYDGQFDDARMNVSLALTAAQQGATVANHVAASDLLEEGGRLRGAVVKDTLTGESWEIDAKVVVNATGPFCDEIRLLDDPGARRLLSTSSGTHIVLDAHFSPPETGLLIPKTEDGRVLFLLPWLGHTLVGTTDNPAPLSEDPQASEEDIEYILRHLRHYFDLPVGRGDVLSSWSGLRPLVSNDSKKGTSGLVRDHLIEVSESGLLTITGGKWTTYRKMALDAVDRAVRVGRLEPSRGSATETLPLRGAEGFGADGIAQLERAGLDEDVAAHLHRAYGSKATEVATIAAQGYGGRLAAGYPHIEAEVIYGSRVEMACTAEDILHRRTRLAFLNESAAEEARPRVEELLATSSALS, translated from the coding sequence TTGAACCGGGCAGACGCGATCGGGCGCCTCAAGAGCCGGCGCTTCGACATGCTCGTGCTGGGCGGAGGGGCAACCGGTACCGGCATCGCCCTCGACGCCGCCACACGGGGGCTCGACGTGGCGTTGGTCGAGAAGGAGGACTTCGCCGCCGGTACCAGCAGCCGCAGCACCAAACTGATCCATGGCGGAGTTCGCTACCTGGAGAAGGCGGTCAAGGAGTTCGACCGGGGCCAGCTCGACCTGGTGCGCGACGCCCTCAAGGAGCGCGCGGTACTGCTGCGGATAGCTCCCCACCTGAGCCGGCCGCTGCCGCTCCTCACTCCCCTCTACGGCCTCTTCGAGATCCCCTACTACTTCACCGGCCTCAAGATCTACGACCTGCTGGCAGGGCGCGCCAACCTCGAGAGCAGCCGGCTTCTGGGACGCGCCGAGGCCACCAGGCGTTTCCCGATGCTCCGCAAGGAGGGCCTCAAGGGTGGAGTCCTCTACTACGACGGCCAGTTCGACGACGCCCGCATGAACGTCTCGCTGGCGCTCACCGCCGCCCAGCAGGGCGCGACCGTAGCCAACCACGTTGCTGCCAGCGACCTGCTCGAGGAGGGCGGCCGGCTGAGAGGCGCCGTGGTGAAGGACACTCTGACGGGTGAGAGTTGGGAGATCGACGCCAAGGTCGTCGTGAACGCCACCGGTCCCTTCTGCGACGAGATCAGACTGCTCGACGATCCGGGCGCCAGGAGGCTGCTGAGCACCAGCTCAGGCACCCATATCGTGCTCGACGCCCACTTCTCCCCACCCGAAACCGGACTGCTCATCCCCAAGACCGAAGACGGACGCGTTCTCTTCCTCCTCCCCTGGCTGGGGCACACGCTGGTGGGAACCACCGACAACCCGGCTCCGCTCAGCGAGGACCCGCAGGCCAGCGAGGAGGACATCGAATACATCCTCCGCCACCTGCGCCACTATTTCGACCTGCCGGTGGGCCGCGGCGACGTGCTCTCTTCCTGGTCGGGCCTGCGGCCGCTGGTGTCCAACGACAGCAAGAAGGGCACGTCGGGCCTGGTGCGCGACCACCTCATCGAGGTGAGCGAGTCGGGCCTCCTGACGATCACCGGCGGGAAGTGGACCACCTACCGGAAGATGGCGCTCGACGCCGTCGACCGGGCCGTGCGCGTGGGCCGGCTCGAGCCTTCGCGCGGCTCCGCCACCGAGACGCTTCCGCTTCGGGGGGCCGAGGGCTTCGGCGCCGACGGTATCGCCCAGCTCGAGCGGGCGGGCCTGGACGAGGATGTCGCCGCGCATCTCCACCGCGCTTACGGCAGCAAGGCGACCGAGGTGGCCACGATCGCGGCTCAGGGCTACGGGGGAAGGCTGGCCGCCGGATACCCGCACATAGAGGCCGAGGTCATCTACGGGAGCCGCGTCGAGATGGCCTGTACCGCCGAGGACATCCTCCACCGCCGCACCCGCCTGGCGTTCCTCAACGAGAGCGCCGCCGAGGAGGCGCGGCCGCGGGTGGAGGAGCTGCTGGCGACCTCCTCGGCCCTCAGCTGA
- a CDS encoding glycerophosphodiester phosphodiesterase: protein MASLIGHRGAPRLAPENTLASFRAALGAGVDGLELDLHRTNDGVLAVHHDPDVEGAFITDLSWAELSTRAPLVPRFEQVLELLEEFPSARLNIELKHAVPKADGREELLVRALERWRGPAKDRAWISTFDPFAILRLEQEAAPLPLALLVGEEVALDLLPCLPVAGVHPHHSLVSEERLAGWHERGLFVFAWTINDAELASRLLAWGADGIIGDDPELMLEASGRGVA, encoded by the coding sequence ATGGCATCGCTCATCGGACATCGCGGAGCACCCAGGCTGGCGCCGGAGAACACCCTCGCCTCCTTCCGCGCCGCACTAGGAGCCGGCGTCGACGGTCTCGAACTCGACCTGCACCGTACCAACGACGGCGTTCTGGCGGTACACCACGATCCCGACGTCGAGGGCGCGTTCATAACCGATCTCTCCTGGGCGGAGCTCTCCACCCGGGCTCCGTTGGTTCCGCGGTTCGAGCAGGTCCTGGAGCTGCTCGAGGAGTTCCCCTCCGCCCGTCTCAACATCGAACTGAAGCATGCCGTGCCCAAGGCCGACGGTCGGGAGGAGCTGCTGGTGCGCGCTCTCGAAAGGTGGCGCGGTCCGGCGAAGGACCGCGCCTGGATCTCGACCTTCGATCCCTTCGCGATCCTCCGCCTCGAGCAGGAGGCAGCGCCTCTGCCGCTGGCGCTCCTCGTGGGCGAGGAGGTCGCCCTGGATCTGCTCCCCTGCCTGCCGGTGGCCGGCGTTCACCCCCACCACTCGCTGGTGTCCGAGGAGCGGCTGGCCGGGTGGCATGAGCGGGGCCTGTTCGTGTTCGCCTGGACCATCAACGACGCCGAGCTGGCGTCCCGACTCCTCGCGTGGGGGGCCGACGGGATCATCGGTGACGACCCTGAACTGATGCTCGAAGCGAGCGGACGGGGTGTCGCTTGA
- a CDS encoding HAD-IIA family hydrolase, with protein MTSGNDRAERLRPVQHWFLDLDGTTYLGGEPLPGALPLIEHFRRSGTGFTFLTNNSSRSSREYAVKLSRMGFPVTSENVFTSGQATAGYLARTHPEASVYLLGTPAFAAELGAAGISVVEDRPDFVVLGFDPDLDFARLTRACSFLREGSRYLASHPDANCPVAGGYIPDAGSVMALIEASTGRRPEEVVGKPNRRFIEEAAAAAGVDLSRCAMVGDRLETDVEMALTVGIPGVLVLSGATRADDARLGRSPWREEVEVVSGLDGLLESLEVRG; from the coding sequence GTGACGAGCGGCAACGACCGAGCGGAGAGGCTGCGACCGGTGCAGCACTGGTTCCTCGACCTCGATGGAACTACCTACCTGGGGGGTGAACCGCTACCCGGCGCGCTCCCCCTGATCGAGCACTTCCGCCGCTCCGGCACCGGTTTCACCTTCCTGACCAACAACTCCTCGCGCAGCTCCCGGGAGTATGCCGTCAAACTGTCTCGGATGGGTTTTCCGGTAACGAGCGAGAACGTCTTCACCAGCGGACAGGCGACAGCCGGCTACCTGGCACGCACTCACCCGGAAGCCTCGGTCTACCTACTGGGCACGCCCGCGTTCGCAGCCGAACTCGGCGCCGCCGGGATCTCCGTGGTCGAGGACCGGCCCGACTTCGTCGTCCTGGGGTTCGATCCCGATCTCGACTTCGCCCGGCTCACCCGCGCCTGCTCCTTCCTCCGTGAAGGCAGCCGCTACCTGGCCAGCCATCCCGACGCGAACTGTCCGGTAGCAGGCGGTTACATCCCCGACGCCGGATCGGTGATGGCTCTCATCGAAGCGTCCACCGGCAGGAGACCCGAGGAGGTGGTCGGCAAGCCGAACCGGCGTTTCATCGAGGAGGCGGCCGCCGCTGCCGGCGTCGATCTCTCGCGCTGCGCCATGGTGGGCGACCGCCTGGAGACCGACGTGGAGATGGCCCTCACGGTGGGGATACCCGGGGTGCTGGTGCTGAGCGGCGCTACCCGAGCCGACGACGCCCGGCTGGGACGCTCACCGTGGAGGGAAGAGGTGGAGGTCGTGAGTGGACTCGACGGATTGCTCGAATCGCTGGAAGTGAGGGGTTGA